ATTATAAAGTATTGTATATACAGtatatattacataattaatgttaaataaaaaaagtcaaaactaGCAAATACATATCCAGATTGtctataatattattatttattataatataataatcaaaACCACATCTATGCTGAAGAATAGCCATACCCAAATAAATGGGGGGATGGATACAAAATTTAGACCCTATAATTCATTCAATCAAAACTAATAACAGATTGCTAGCCAGTAAAGAGTAGGGAAAATTTATCACAGCTGCTAATTCTAATTCAACTCATTACTTATGGTTCATGCACAACCATGGGAATCACATCAATTAATGTAAAATAGAGAATTGACTTAACCCCTAATACAAGTTGTTGCAGCTTCAGtgctataattaaaaaataaaagaaacagagagagagagagagagactcttCATCTAGTTGTACAAACTTATTTCATGTTAAATAAGCAAACATATTCTCTTTCCTTAAGATGAAATAACagcaatcacaagccttaatctcattaGATGAATCGACTACATAAATTTTACAACTCCATCCTTCTCCATCCACAACCATATATATCTCCCAGGCCCCAGGGAAAGAAATTGCACAAAATAAGTACTATGCACTACTAAGCAGACCAAGAAACCTCTATTATAATGAGCATGCATCATACATGTACATCATAAAGTACTTTGGTCAAAGATATGCAAAATTAAGGAAATACATACCTTCTTAATCTATTATGCCATGTTAAGACACCATGCATGCGAGTAGTATAGAAGGGCCCCAACAGGACATATTTTGCTTGAATTTTAGGCAATAAAAAACTTGATCTGCATTTTCTATTTCTAAGATCCTTGTTCCAGGGTACCAACTATTGTGAATAGAAGAGATGAAAGTCTCTGTACAGAATCTGGTTAGCGGCATAATAAGGAGAAAAAGGAACCTAACTTGGAAGATACACCTAAATATCCATGGCAGCGGAAGTTGTACACTGGACTTACAATATGTCGTTTAAAACCGTCCTAGATGCCGAGGCTTCATGGGAAAATCGGCAGCTGACCAGGAAATCACATGGTGAGATTTCGTTTTGTAGCTTCCATTTTTGACAATAGATCTTTAATGTCTGCTTCCATTCTCATCTTCATATTGAAATATTCCTGATGAGCTCTCTCAAGAGCCTGAAGCTCTTCAAATTTTTGATTGCGCATATCTTCAGCCTCAGACAACCGCAACTTGGTAACGCGACTGGTATactcttcttcaattttttcattcTTAGCAATTGCAATGCGTTTCAGGCCTTCAGCTTCTCGTCTTGCATCGTCAGCACGTGTTTGGAACATTTTAGCCTCTGCATATTTGATTCTCACAATACTGTCCAATTCATCGAAAACAGGTTCTTTCTGGGCACTCCTTTGCAAATCCGAGTCCAGCAGGTGTTTGTCGTTCTTGTCCGCATTATAGCTAGGAAGTAAACTGGATGATTTCTCCAAATAAGGTAACTTTTCTGAATAAAGAGGCTTAAACCATACAGGATCTTGGCTTGGCCCAGTAATCCTGTTACTCCCTCCTTGATTCTGGTTGAATTGCTCCTTGGCTGACACAATGGGAGTGTTCCCAGACTTGAAGCAATCCATTTCTGAAATCACAGAGATTTTGATTTAGATAACAGATTCAATAAAGACTAGTactgagagagagatagagagagatggTATCAGAAACATTTATTAACTTTCATCTTTGACTGGTTGATGTTTAAAGAATTAACTCAAGTCTCAAATGAAGTCAAAAGTATATCAGAAACATGACATGATAGCTCCAAATCATGATAAAGAAAGACTAGTCCAACCATTGTACTCGTAATAggtttcaaatattaatttgatcagAAACCATCACTTGGTAAACGACTCCCACTGGTAATTGCTTTCTCCAAAAAATAAGACAAAGGGTGATAATGTAACCTGCAAGACTTTATGGCAGTACAATAACAGAAAATTTGGTGGTAGTATGGTCCTTGCTGAAATGCTCAGTTGAAAGAAAAAGGCAAATTCCAAAATCCATCCCCGAGGTTTGGTCTAAAATAGAATTCCTcacattcaaaaaataatactagCGACCCTTGTCAGCGCCTCAGCGTTTGTCGCCTGACAGaccttaataatcaaattaaattacaattgTGCCATTAAATGCAAcattgtaaattattaaaaaaagaaatagatatttTCATTTGGTTAAAATGATGAGTCATTTTCAAAATCCTACAGTTCATATTGTAAAAATATATCAGAAAAGGTATTTAATGGGATCCCATtctaataaaaggaaaaatatgtgTTAAATTGATacagtcaccaatcaagactcggcccaaggccgacccaaccaaaccggaacaatatcaccaaaatagtagtgccataatgttattttaatttttaatacttcttaagttttagaattctacttgatttaagattctacttcatgtttttacttgatttaggattctaattCATGattctacttaatttaggattctactttatatttctacttgatttagaattttatttcatgtttctacttgatttaggattctacttcatgtttgattagggttttatttttattaggattctaaatgacttttatttagaatttatttctattagaattctagttggattttgtttacaaatattaaatggatttaaattagccaaatactataaatatgcctaggatctagagtttgtaatcaagttttaatcaatcaaatttcagcaacctatttgaattttcttagcaaaacagtcttgtttttgcgtcttcttgaaagccaagctttggccattgaagtttgctctttcaatagtttattttggtgtatttttttcacacacgcgctacacgctgcgtcataaatatacacaaatcACAGGGGAACAATCAAATTATGTACATAAGGAAATGATTCTTAACACATACACATCTCATCTTCTTATGACCTAAAGcacatttttatacaaaaattcataCAAGGAGACTTCAACAATTTTGTATAATGCCTTTTAtacaagtaaaatattttatacaaaatatatacagGCAAATTTCAaacatgaaattattttataacaattttgcAGAAAAAGATAACAAAGCGTATACAAATTTCTAACAAAAAAGTTAGAGAAGCaaactttgaaaaaataaattttatactaagaaaagaaacaaaaaacagTAAACCtcttatcaaaaaattaaacaaacctTGAAAAGTGAGGAGTCTAGTGCACCAGAGACGTTctttttaatccaaatattttacAACTTTATATGAagtttttatatcatttttaaaaacatttacaCAAAGATACTttatatagaaattttttaCACAATGATTTTAGACGTCCAAATTTTACATGTAGAAACTGTAAACTTTGagaaattttcataaaaaactatgaaaataaaaatatatatattctacatATAGAAATTTgtacataaaaaattttatacaaGCAATCTTTAGggaaatttaataaaacaaaattatatgaaaataataagaACTTATTGCAGTATCAAAGTTTAGCAAGCATAaattttttgtacaaaaatcTATAGAAGGTGAAAAATCACTTGTATAACTTTTGTGCAAAGTTATATTTGTAAAAAGGATACTTTTTTACTTACAAAGTTATAGTAAAAAAATTccttttaacaaatattttgcaTGCATaagattttgttaaatttctaagaaattttttgtagaaaaattttatataaaaatttaggtGAAAATATGATGACACCAAAATATAGTAAGGTTTAGTTAGGTATATTTCTCATAGAAGGCAAACCTTGGTGGAACGAGAAAGTTGCTCCACTATGACCTAGATGTCATAGGCTAAAGTCAGGACACGGCCACTTTGCTAAGGATAAGGCTGCCTACAACTGATCTTTCCCTAAGCCCGCAATGCGAGAACCTCACGCACTGGGTTCACATTTTTAggtatattttcataatttttaagattaagATAATTAACTTACGTAGGTATTATTTTCGACTCAATTTAGATTTTGCATATTCGAGcaaatcacaattaaattttaaaacatgaGATGCACTATTTGTTTTCCCGACAATCTTAGGGGTAGTTAATGTAATTTACTCACAAAGCAATAATAGTAAGTTCTAAACTTGGAAAAACAGAGGGAAATAGTTGCATGAAATGCTAAATCAAAAAGATTCCAAAATCCAAACTTAAATCAACAAATCAACATCTTCGGACAGTAATtgatttcatttaattcaaCAAACTCAATATGAATtgcaaaattaagaaatcaaACTCACAAGATGAATTGTTATTCACTTATCAGATATTAATTAGCAAAAGGCAGGCCTTGACAGTAATGGTAAGGAGCTCATTTTGACTAGAAGGTAAAGAGTTCCAAGTAATACTAGAAATAGGGCAGCAGAACTCTCCTCCAACCCTCCCTTCAAAGTCTAATGCACTAAAGATgtcattttttaatcaaatattatttaaaatcttgTTGATATTCAAGTAGCAAGCATTGTcactattttcattttttatgttgGGAGCACCAAATATGACAAATAGCGAAGGCAACAAAAACCTTCAAATACAACCAACGATTAGctaaaaatgtaaaatgaaTGGAAAACATTTTGTACAAAGAATTCTACGAGTTTATTTTCTACCATACATTTCTATAGAAGTGTTGTCCAAAAAATTATGCATACAAAACTTTGCACTGTAATTTTTATacaacaaattttttaattataacttttaacaaaattttgttttgaaaataaaccACGCGAgacacaattaaaacaacttGGTTATGTTAGAAGAAAATCAATAGAGGCTCCTATTAGGAGAGTGGAAGGAATGGAACAAGCATCTAGCAAAGAGGTAAAGAAAGACCAAGAAAAGCAATGGGAGACGTTGGGATATGATATAAGggtcttacaaaagataaggcaTTGATATACATGATTAGCAATCTAGGAGTAACCGATCCCACAAAGTAGGATAGAGGCTTGATATACTACTATTGTCGTCATCGTAAttctgtataaaaaaaaaaatcgtaattctgtataaaaaaaaaaattacatttttccAAACCTTCttgttataaaattttttatgtaaaaaattctACATAtagaacatttttttaaattcccaAAGTTCACATTTTACACATGCAAATATTTGGtgcataaaattttattgtttcaaaattttttgtataattcCTTCTTTTTCATACAAAGTTGTAAAATATTTAGCTTAAAAAAGATGTAACTAGTGCATGAGGATCCTCAGGCTGCAAgggtcatataatttttttttgtctaaaagGTTTTCTTATACAATCTATAAAAAATCCTAGACATTGAGGCAAATATGCGTACCTAGCTCAAACTGAAACACCATCAACTACAATGGTGAAGCTTTCATGGTAGGAGCAAGAACCCTCTTCATTTGGGgtgaatttgaatgaaaaattttcTCCAATAGGATGAGGACAGACAAGAGAAAAAAATCCCCACCCAAGGGCAAGAACAAGACCCTCCGACTTGCCCCTGATCCACACAATTTTATTCTACATACAtgcaaatcatttttattttattccatatatatataattttgtttttttctatttagatatagaattttttaagatatgaaGACCAATGACGATGTTGCCCAAAAAAAATTCAGGCAGGATGGTCAAAGTGGAAAAGTGCAGTTAgcattttatgtgatagtaagacTCCATTAAAgctaaacaaaaattttataagacagcTATAAGATGAATTTTGTTGCATGAAAACAAAATGTGGCAATCTAATGGGTATACAGCAAATTCAGTCCATTTGGGGCAGGTATGGACCTAAAATTTTGTCCAATGGGACAAGTATGAACGAGAAAAAAACATACCCAAACAAGTACAAGTACGGGTATAGTAGAAGGTGTATCCAGTCCATACTTGAGTGCAGTATGCATACAAGGCCAAGCCCAATCAACTTACCTAATCCAAGACTAGTTGCCGGCTATTGACTAGGCCCACCAACTCTTGTTGGGCAACTCTAGTTGGATCTAACTCggtcaaataaaaaatcaacattcAACACCAATAAccttaataataacaaaattttgataaaagaaatttgggataaaaaatgagaaacgtttattttttatttaacttcaACAGTTACAATTTGAGATAAAAGGGTCAGGGATGAAGgactatatatattatctgAAAGGTAAGGTACTAGAAAGGGAATACGAGTATGGGTACAAGTATGAGGGAAGGTGCATTAAGTCCATTGCCATTTCTAAAAATGTTAAGACAGTAAAGCACCAATATGTACAAAATATGAGCGCAACAAAGATGAAAATGTTAAAGAGAGAGGTGTGATACAACACTAGATAAAATTAGACACGAGGCTATTCATAACAAGGTCAAAGTGACTTCTATTGGAGATAAGGTAAGTGAGAAActattaagatggtttggttatgtgagaagaagaccaatagaaaCTCTTGTCAGAAAAGTGGATGAAATAGAATTTGAGTCTTTAGCAAAAATGATTTGAGGAAGACTAAGAAAAATTTGGTAGGAGACAGTTCGGTAAGATATGAATTATGAGAATCTTgataaggccatagatagaaatgattataaaGCTAGAATATATGTAACTCACCCCATACAGTGAGATTAtaaagcttgatatgttgtgGCTGTTGCCACCAACATATAagaatttttctaaataaataaattttttaatatctagATATACTctcttattttgaaatttaaccCTATGATACTTTATCTATCAtgctttattttaaatttttatttttatttttgaatcttCAGAATTCCTTTATATGTCGATGTGTTATTTGCATTATTTCAGTTTTTAAATCTTAGTACTAATTTAAAATGTGAGACATCAATATAGTGGAAAAAATATTGTTGACAACACCAAATAGTTTTTTGgggataaattatttttaaatttgtatataaattacCCGTTACTCCACCATCCAATGGATACCCATTACACAATGGGGATGGGGAAGGAAAAAGTGAATGCGAGGATGGGAACGAAAGAAAGGGTAGTCAGTTTGAACCCGGTGCATCTCCTATTACATAGGCTTTAAAAGCcccaaaaataaccaaaaaagtAAACCAGACTCAATTACTCTTGGTTCATGGCTGTTCAAGCTTGGCCCAGTTTAATTTAATCAAAGTATTTATAGGCAATAACATCTTTGGAATCATACAGACTTTAGCTGTCAGCAAAATTTGGTGAAACTGTTGTAAAAATCAAAAAGGCATGGTTACAACCTCACCTGCCTGCAACATTTTGAGATCTAGGAAGTATATCAAGTTTGGCAACAAAAAAGATTCCAAACTAGCTCTTTCAGTTGGGGTATGTAATAaactccccccctcccccaaaccaGGCAGGCTTCAGATACATCTCAGTCGAGATTGGTATCAAGCCAAAAAGAGATTTATTCAAGCTTGGCATGATAACCAGACCACTGGAAACTCAAAATTGGTCGCATCGCTTTCAACAGAGTTCTAAGGAATCCAGGCTCAGGCTGCTTGATTTGATTAGCACACCTTAATTTTAGCTATTAACTCAACATGTATCTCTTGCGATCATTAAAGGGAGAGCAACAGGTTCAAGCCCCAGTTGGGAACTGCTGTCATGCAGTACTTTCTACACAcccacaaaaagaaagaaaagaatgcaAATCACCTTCCATGACTTCTTAAGTTTTCATAGTCAACAATGCAGGTAAAAGCAGATGAAGCTTCATACAGATGCATTAAAATAGGTAACTTCTAAATCTCAACATGGATAAAGAAAGTTAGGTCCTTCCCCACAAGCAGTGTTTTCAGCAAGACAGTAAAGTTAAGTCATACTTACCAGCAAGGAAACTCATAATCTGGCTTTGAACCTTCCGAACATCAGACTTGTTCGCCAATTTTGAAATCATCAGAACAGCCAAATTATGCAGCTGCTTCCCTCTTGCATCCTCACTAGCAGAAAAGATTCTTCTGACATATTCAAGCTCCCTTGTAAGTGTTTCAGCTGTCCACTCCCTtgcaaaattttggaaaacttcCTTTACAAAGCCAAACATCTCAGATGGATGATCACATGCAACACAATGAAATTGCATTTCTGTGGGTCCAGATGCACTACGTCCATTTCTAATATACGATTCTCGCAATGCACAATTGGCATGGCACCAATGGAGGCAAACATCACAGCCAACCCAACTACATGTGTTAGAAGCCATGTCAAACTTTGAACACACGAGACACATGCAACTACTACAGAAACCATTCTTCTGTATGCAGACCTTGCAATCACATTCATCCACAGGCAAAAGATTCCGACAAGTGAGATTTCTGCATCTTAAATTCAGGAAGATCTCTGCCAACTCCGAAGTAGAAATTTCATCATTTCGTTGAAGAAATTCTTCAAGGCCAGTTTTCAAAGAGATCAAGATTTCTAATTGAGCTCGATGGGATTTCAGCAGCAGATCCAGAGTAATATCTGACCTGTTCTGTAGTGCTGATTGAAAGGCACATAGTTGCCTGCATTTACCAGCATTCAAAATGAGATCACGGACATTCTGCTTCAAACATGCAATAGACTGTCCTGTCATTTCATTGAATCGATTAGCCATCAGGtccactggttcagaaactaCCATGGTGATTATGGACTCAGCAAAGTCAGCCCCTCCTATCAAAAGCTGGTCTTTCTCATTTTGGCTATGGTTTCTATGTAAACTACTGCTATCTTTCTCCCTCATCACCCATTTCTTGCTTTTACCATATTCTGATCCATTTTCATGAGATCCAACACTTTGTGAAGAGGATCTAACATCATTCTGGTGCCTTGACCGTACTCCAGACAGCTGTCTGTGTAAACTCATTTGTCGATCCAGTCTAATGGGCATAGTAGAAGTCCCTTCCGCAACTTTAACTTGTTGTCCTTGCACACCTTGACCAGTGGAAGTAGTCTGTGATGAAGGAGATTGATCATAAAAGCCGTTTCCATTTGATACTATCCTTTGATGCATCAAAATCTCTTTGTTCTTATGCTCGCTTGAAGATTGACCATGCCAGGTTGCAGGAGAAACCTGATCCATTCCATGAAATAAGGGACGGCTACCAACAGACTGTTCATAATTGTCAATTGAGTTATGCGTGAGGGAACAGCTTGGGTTGTGTGTATACGGCTGTGAACCTGAAAAGGACATTGACATACTGAACCCATCAGATTTGGTGCGGAATGTGCTCGGAAAAGATTGCCCACTCCTTGCATGACTTGGCGAAACAGGAGCCCGAACCATACTGTGGGAATTAATAGGTAACAGGACATTCGGTAAACTAAGTGAAAGATCAAGTGGTTCCAGCACCAGCTTTTCATCTTTAGGCTGATGGATGCTAGTCTGGTCAGTTTTCTCGGGCTTTTTAACAGGATCATTGAGGAACAACTGTAAGCCATTAATACTTGGTCCTTCTGCATCGTTGTCTCCGCACGAAAAAATGCCTTCTGCTTCTCTTTCAACCTTCATTCCCACTTCTACATAAGTACTAACATTAGAAGGTGAAACAACAATACTTTTGCCTTTGTCCTTAGAAGCTATACCATCCATTTGGACCGACAAAGCAATCTCAGGGACTTCACCTTCCCCAGAGACTCCCTTATTTGATTCTGGCAAAGCGATATCATCACTTCTGAGTTCCAGATCTACGCCCTTATCTTCTTTAGGTGGGATTTCAGTACCTCCAGATGCACTCTTATTTGATTCAGGCAAATAAGCATCCGCTCTCTTGCCTTCAAGGTCTatgcttttttcttctttatgcaCCTCCTCTAGAGGAGTCAAATTCCCAACAGAAGCACCCTTGGTCTCTTCAGCCTTGCAAATGTTGATTTCCCTTGGACTATCTTCCTTCTTGCTACCTTCATCATCTGGTAAGGCTTCAGTAATATTTTCATGGGCAATCTTACCTTGGACTAAATTACTAGGCGATTCATCAACTTCATTTGGCCAATCTTTAACAGTTTCCTGTGGTCGGACTTCTGCTTTCTCTTCACAGGTGCCATCCTTGTTATATTCCACTTCAGACGGAGAATTTGTTCCATCCTCTACAATTTTCTCAGCCTGACTCCCACTTCCAAGCTCCTTTTGGCCATGGTTCAACCTAATAGGGCTTTGGTCTTCGGATGCAAGATCATTTTCAGGAACTTGGTCTTCAGATGCAAGatcattttcattaatttggTCTTTAAACGCAGGCTTACTTTCACAAGCTGGTTCATTATCAGGTTCAAGCTCCCCTTCTTCCATTTCACTGCTACTGCCACTCTCCACAATGAAGCCATCACTTTTCTTCACTTCAACACTCTTTGACATCTCACTCCCGGAGTCCTTAGACCAAGGAGGTGATTTTGCTTCTTTCGGACCACGCGGAGACCTCAAATTCCCTCTGTCATCTGATACAGATTTGGTCCCTCTAACTATATCACCATCATTCCGGGCTCCTTCATCAAGATCTTTTGCAGCACCAAATCTCCGCCATGAGGAAACACTACCCTCTCGCCGTGATCGATCCCTCTCAGATCTAAACCTCTTTGGAAAATCTTTCCTAAACCCAGAAAAGCTCTCTGAGCGATGAATTCTATCCCCACTAGAATATCCACCCCGTGGTGAAGGGCTCAGAAACCGTCTGTCACTAACATCCCTGTACCGATCATAGCTCTTTCTCCTATCATAATTCTCTGAATCATAATCTGACCGCTTCCTGATCAATCTTGAACTTTCACGATCATCATCTAGCCGGTCGTAccgagaagatgatgatgaaaaacCCTTCCTTGCATTTTCGGACTTGCAGTAGAAGGTCCGGTGAGATGAAGGCCGACTCAGCCCTGAATCCTCTTCCCTTCTACCCCAATCTTTACAAACGCTCTTTTCCCCAAATGAATTGAGATCATCACTCGACCTCAACCTCTTCATAGTTGATCCACAAACACGACCATATATATTCACAAATAGATCACCGGACTAAATTTCACCCAAGACGAGAGTGATTTCaacaatataaaaaacaaagaaacatcACCTACTCCATCGAACCCAAATGACAACAACCATACACATCAAAAATCAGAGAATCAAACATGGGCAAGAAAAACTTCAA
The Diospyros lotus cultivar Yz01 chromosome 12, ASM1463336v1, whole genome shotgun sequence DNA segment above includes these coding regions:
- the LOC127786657 gene encoding protein OBERON 4 isoform X1, translated to MKRLRSSDDLNSFGEKSVCKDWGRREEDSGLSRPSSHRTFYCKSENARKGFSSSSSRYDRLDDDRESSRLIRKRSDYDSENYDRRKSYDRYRDVSDRRFLSPSPRGGYSSGDRIHRSESFSGFRKDFPKRFRSERDRSRREGSVSSWRRFGAAKDLDEGARNDGDIVRGTKSVSDDRGNLRSPRGPKEAKSPPWSKDSGSEMSKSVEVKKSDGFIVESGSSSEMEEGELEPDNEPACESKPAFKDQINENDLASEDQVPENDLASEDQSPIRLNHGQKELGSGSQAEKIVEDGTNSPSEVEYNKDGTCEEKAEVRPQETVKDWPNEVDESPSNLVQGKIAHENITEALPDDEGSKKEDSPREINICKAEETKGASVGNLTPLEEVHKEEKSIDLEGKRADAYLPESNKSASGGTEIPPKEDKGVDLELRSDDIALPESNKGVSGEGEVPEIALSVQMDGIASKDKGKSIVVSPSNVSTYVEVGMKVEREAEGIFSCGDNDAEGPSINGLQLFLNDPVKKPEKTDQTSIHQPKDEKLVLEPLDLSLSLPNVLLPINSHSMVRAPVSPSHARSGQSFPSTFRTKSDGFSMSMSFSGSQPYTHNPSCSLTHNSIDNYEQSVGSRPLFHGMDQVSPATWHGQSSSEHKNKEILMHQRIVSNGNGFYDQSPSSQTTSTGQGVQGQQVKVAEGTSTMPIRLDRQMSLHRQLSGVRSRHQNDVRSSSQSVGSHENGSEYGKSKKWVMREKDSSSLHRNHSQNEKDQLLIGGADFAESIITMVVSEPVDLMANRFNEMTGQSIACLKQNVRDLILNAGKCRQLCAFQSALQNRSDITLDLLLKSHRAQLEILISLKTGLEEFLQRNDEISTSELAEIFLNLRCRNLTCRNLLPVDECDCKVCIQKNGFCSSCMCLVCSKFDMASNTCSWVGCDVCLHWCHANCALRESYIRNGRSASGPTEMQFHCVACDHPSEMFGFVKEVFQNFAREWTAETLTRELEYVRRIFSASEDARGKQLHNLAVLMISKLANKSDVRKVQSQIMSFLAEMDCFKSGNTPIVSAKEQFNQNQGGSNRITGPSQDPVWFKPLYSEKLPYLEKSSSLLPSYNADKNDKHLLDSDLQRSAQKEPVFDELDSIVRIKYAEAKMFQTRADDARREAEGLKRIAIAKNEKIEEEYTSRVTKLRLSEAEDMRNQKFEELQALERAHQEYFNMKMRMEADIKDLLSKMEATKRNLTM
- the LOC127786657 gene encoding protein OBERON 4 isoform X2, giving the protein MKRLRSSDDLNSFGEKSVCKDWGRREEDSGLSRPSSHRTFYCKSENARKGFSSSSSRYDRLDDDRESSRLIRKRSDYDSENYDRRKSYDRYRDVSDRRFLSPSPRGGYSSGDRIHRSESFSGFRKDFPKRFRSERDRSRREGSVSSWRRFGAAKDLDEGARNDGDIVRGTKSVSDDRGNLRSPRGPKEAKSPPWSKDSGSEMSKSVEVKKSDGFIVESGSSSEMEEGELEPDNEPACESKPAFKDQINENDLASEDQVPENDLASEDQSPIRLNHGQKELGSGSQAEKIVEDGTNSPSEVEYNKDGTCEEKAEVRPQETVKDWPNEVDESPSNLVQGKIAHENITEALPDDEGSKKEDSPREINICKAEETKGASVGNLTPLEEVHKEEKSIDLEGKRADAYLPESNKSASGGTEIPPKEDKGVDLELRSDDIALPESNKGVSGEGEVPEIALSVQMDGIASKDKGKSIVVSPSNVSTYVEVGMKVEREAEGIFSCGDNDAEGPSINGLQLFLNDPVKKPEKTDQTSIHQPKDEKLVLEPLDLSLSLPNVLLPINSHSMVRAPVSPSHARSGQSFPSTFRTKSDGFSMSMSFSGSQPYTHNPSCSLTHNSIDNYEQSVGSRPLFHGMDQVSPATWHGQSSSEHKNKEILMHQRIVSNGNGFYDQSPSSQTTSTGQGVQGQQVKVAEGTSTMPIRLDRQMSLHRQLSGVRSRHQNDVRSSSQSVGSHENGSEYGKSKKWVMREKDSSSLHRNHSQNEKDQLLIGGADFAESIITMVVSEPVDLMANRFNEMTGQSIACLKQNVRDLILNAGKCRQLCAFQSALQNRSDITLDLLLKSHRAQLEILISLKTGLEEFLQRNDEISTSELAEIFLNLRCRNLTCRNLLPVDECDCKVCIQKNGFCSSCMCLVCSKFDMASNTCSWVGCDVCLHWCHANCALRESYIRNGRSASGPTEMQFHCVACDHPSEMFGFVKEVFQNFAREWTAETLTRELEYVRRIFSASEDARGKQLHNLAVLMISKLANKSDVRKVQSQIMSFLAESTA